A stretch of the Aggregatibacter sp. HMT-949 genome encodes the following:
- a CDS encoding F0F1 ATP synthase subunit epsilon: MATFNLTVVSAEHQIFSGNVKSVQATGIEGELGVLPGHAPLLTAIKPGIVKLTLENDSEEVIYVSGGFLEVQPTVVTVLADVAIRGDELDADRIREAKRKAEENIVAHVADVDHDLLVAKLSKELAKLRAYELTEKLVKSRR, translated from the coding sequence ATGGCAACATTTAACTTAACAGTAGTAAGTGCAGAACATCAAATCTTTTCTGGCAATGTGAAAAGTGTTCAGGCAACCGGTATAGAAGGTGAGCTCGGTGTTTTACCGGGGCACGCCCCGTTACTGACCGCAATCAAACCAGGTATCGTAAAACTGACATTAGAAAACGATAGCGAAGAAGTGATTTATGTTTCCGGCGGTTTCTTGGAAGTACAACCAACAGTTGTCACCGTACTTGCGGATGTAGCGATTCGTGGTGACGAGTTAGATGCGGATCGTATTCGTGAAGCAAAACGCAAAGCCGAAGAAAATATTGTGGCACATGTTGCCGATGTGGATCATGATTTACTTGTAGCGAAGCTTTCTAAAGAGTTAGCGAAACTTCGGGCATACGAATTAACGGAAAAACTTGTT